Within Oikeobacillus pervagus, the genomic segment ATCTATTTTTTAAATATTTTATTCTAAAAAAGGAAAATTCTTTATACAATGTAAAGGCTGATGCATAATTTACTATTTTTTACGCCAATAATAGATTAGAAATTTGTTTTTTATATTTAGACTTTTTTCGAAACCAAATTAATGGTATGATAAGTTAGGGTATTAAAGAGACGGTGTGTAGTGATTGGTGGAGGTGTAGCTCGTGTCTGAATCCAGCGCAACAACGGAAATTTCAATTCGGTTACCGCAGCATTTTTTGTCGGAATTAGACGGCTTTGCTGAGCAGGAAAATGTGAATCGCAGTGAATTTATTTATAGAGCAACGAAAATGTATCTTCGTGAGCGTAAGAAGCGCCATATCCGCGAAACGATGAGACGTGGATATATGGAAATGGCGAAGATTAATCTTGAGATTGCTTCTGAAGCGATTCAGGCTGAGTATGAGGCGGAAAATACTGTAGAGCGTCTAGTAAGTGGAGGGTAAGCACTTTGATTGTTAAGCGTGGTGACGTGTATTTTGCAGACCTTTCCCCTGTTGTCGGCTCTGAGCAAGGCGGTGTTCGTCCTGTCCTCATCATACAAAACGACATCGGGAATCGGTTTAGTCCGACTGTTATTGTCGCGGCAATTACAGCGCAAATTCAAAAAGCAAAACTGCCTACACATGTTGAAATTAATGCTAAGCGGTACGGCTTTGAACGGGATTCCGTTATCTTGCTTGAACAAATACGCACCATAGATAAACAACGCTTAACGGATAAAATAACTCACCTTGACGATGAAATGATGGAAAAAGTAGATGAATCATTGCAAATTAGTTTAGGACTCATAGAATTTTAAAAGATTGACGCTCTCTAGAAATCTAGAAGGGCGTTTATTTTTTTGGCTTAAAACATATTCCTAGATGTAATGAAAGAAGACTTAATTTTGGAAAATTGAGAAAGAAATATTCGAATCATTATGAATCCAAGATGAGGATTGTTACAATAAAGGAATAATTCATCGATAGAAAAAAGTATTGGGCGAAGGAGGAAGAGAATTTATGCAAAGAAACATTATTCGGTTTATCACTGATTATAATAAACCAATCTTGTATGATTGGATGGACGAAATGATGGGCGAAGCAGATGATCGTATGATTGATGTTGTATCAGACGAAGTGTTCAATAGGGCTAGTCAGGAGTTTATTGAATTAATTGTGTCCAATCTAATAGATTCAGAAAAAGAATTTCATATTAAGTTAAAAGGGTTTGCAGAGAAAGTGGTCCATTTGAATTGGCCAATTACGTTTGTAACGACAGGTTTGCAAAAATTTAAATCCATTGTCCTTAAAAAAATGTGGGAAGAAAAAATATTAACTGAAGAAAATAATATCGATTATACAAATAGATTGGATCAATGGATATCCCCAATGTATAAAGAGATTGTTAGCACCTATGCAAAAACATGGGAAAGAACGGTCTCGATGCAAAAAAATGCACTCCAAGAATTATCTGCGCCCTTAATCCCAGTGTTTGAACAAATTTCAGTGATGCCTCTTATTGGTACGATTGATACAGAAAGAGCCAAATTAATTATGGAAAATTTACTGAACGGGATTGTTGAAAATAGATCGGAAGTTGTTTTGATCGATATAACTGGTGTTCCAGTTGTAGATACAATGGTTGCACATCATATTATTCATGCTGCTGATGCTGTTCGCCTTGTAGGGGCTAAATGCATGATCGTCGG encodes:
- a CDS encoding CopG family ribbon-helix-helix protein — encoded protein: MSESSATTEISIRLPQHFLSELDGFAEQENVNRSEFIYRATKMYLRERKKRHIRETMRRGYMEMAKINLEIASEAIQAEYEAENTVERLVSGG
- a CDS encoding STAS domain-containing protein, whose protein sequence is MQRNIIRFITDYNKPILYDWMDEMMGEADDRMIDVVSDEVFNRASQEFIELIVSNLIDSEKEFHIKLKGFAEKVVHLNWPITFVTTGLQKFKSIVLKKMWEEKILTEENNIDYTNRLDQWISPMYKEIVSTYAKTWERTVSMQKNALQELSAPLIPVFEQISVMPLIGTIDTERAKLIMENLLNGIVENRSEVVLIDITGVPVVDTMVAHHIIHAADAVRLVGAKCMIVGIRPEIAQTIVNLGINLDQVITTSTLKKGIEQALALTNRRIIEVGDMK
- a CDS encoding type II toxin-antitoxin system PemK/MazF family toxin; translated protein: MIVKRGDVYFADLSPVVGSEQGGVRPVLIIQNDIGNRFSPTVIVAAITAQIQKAKLPTHVEINAKRYGFERDSVILLEQIRTIDKQRLTDKITHLDDEMMEKVDESLQISLGLIEF